The DNA window CAGGTCGTCGATCGCTTGCTGGCCTCGCCCCGCTTTGGCGAACGGATGGCCTGGGAGTGGCTCGACGCCGCCCGTTACGCCGACAGCAACGGTTTCCAGGGCGATCCCGAACGGACCATGTGGCCCTGGCGGGACTGGGTGGTGGCGGCGCTGAACAACAACATGCCGTTTGACCAGTTCACCATCGAACAGCTGGCCGGCGACCTGCTGCCGGAACCGACGCTGGCCCAGCAGATCGCCACCGGCTTTAACCGGAACCATATGCACAACGGCGAAGGCGGCCGCATCGCCGAGGAAACGCGGATCGAGAACGTCTTCGACCGGGCCGAAACCACCGCCACCGTCTGGCTGGGGGCGACTTTCACCTGCGCCCGATGCCACGACCACAAATTCGATCCGTTCTCGCAGCGCGAGTACTACGAGCTGTTCGCCTTTTTCAACAACACTTCAGAAACCGGCTCCGGCCGCAGCGGCCAGTTGGCCCCCGCCCTGCCGGCGCCGACCGCCGAGCAGACCCAGCAAACGGACCAGCTGCGCGAGCAGATCGCCCGCCTCGACAAAGAGCTGCAGAAAGCAGAGAAGCAGCTTGACCTGTCTCCCCAGCCGCCCAGCGTCGACGAACCGCCGGAGCCGCCGTCCGCCCGCCAGCGGGAAGCGATCGCTACGCTGCGCAAAAAACCTGCCGGCCGGACAACGGTGGAACTGAAAACGCTGGCCGCCGTGATCCAGTCGCAAGCCCCCCAGACGGCCGCTTTGCTCAGGGAACTGGAAGACGCCAAAACCGCGCAGGACGCACTGCAGAAAGCGATCCCGCAGGTGATGGTGATGGACGACCTGCCCCAGCCGCGCAAGACGTTCATGCTCGTCCGCGGCGCCTATGACAAGCCGGGCGAAGCGGTGCAGACCGGCACGCCAGCCATCTTCCCGCCCCTGCCGCCGAGCGAATCGGGGAAACCGGCCAACCGGCTGACTTTGGCCCGCTGGCTCGTCTCGCCCGAGCATCCGCTCACGGCCCGGGTGATTGTGAACCGGTACTGGCAGCAGTACTTCGGCGTGGGCCTGGTGAAAACGACCGAGGACTTCGGCGTGCAGGGAGAACAGCCTTCCCATCCGCAGCTGCTGGATTACCTGGCGACCGAGTTTGTCGCCTCGGGCTGGAATGTGAAAGCGATGCACAAGCGACTGGTGATGAGCGCGACCTATCGCCAGACCGCCAGGGCGACAGCCGAACAGCGAGAGCTGGATCCCGATAACCGCCTGCTCGGTCGCGGCCCCCGGTTCCGCATGCCTTCGTGGATGATCCGCGACCAGGCGCTGGCGGTCAGCGGCCTGCTGGTCGAACAGCAAGGCGGCTCTTCGGTCAAGCCGTACCAGCCCAACGGAGTCTGGGCGGAAGCGACCTTTGGCAAGAAAAAGTACGTTCAGGAGCACGGCGACGCACTCTATCGTCGCAGTCTTTATACCTTCTGGCGGCGGATTGTCGGGCCTGTCATGTTTTTCGATGCAGCCAAACGGCAGACCTGTTCCGTCAATGCGTCCCGCACCAACACGCCGCTGCACGCCCTGGCGGTGCTCAACGATACAACCTTTGTCGAAGCCGCCCGAGCGATGGCCCAGCGGGTGATGGAAGGTCGGGAAGATCCATCGGAGCGGGTCGCCGCCGCGTTCCGCCTGGCCGTGGCGCGGGAGCCGAGCGACCGGGAACGACAGATCCTGACCGATCGCTACCTGTCGTTGCGTTCGCATTACGCGGACGATCCTGAGGCCGCCCTGGAACTGCTCCAGGTGGGCGAGTCGCCGCGGAACGAGGCGCTGGAAGCGACTGATCATGCCGCTTTCCTGGGCGTCTGCCTGGTGCTGCTCAACCTGGATGAAACGCTTAACAAGTGAGGCGGCCTTTCCCCGGCGCCAGCCGCCGCTGGAAGCCTGGGGCGGCAAGGCAAGCTTGCAGGGCGGTTCGCCTCGCGGCATTTGTTTTCCCCCGGTTTCTCGATACTTCTCGCGGAGCATGGGGCGTGCTACGATGGCAATTCAAACTTTTTTCGTCTGCACCTTCCCCACCTGATTTCCGCTCGAGGCCGCCTGACAACCACGGATTTGCCGCCCTGGCAAGCGTGGGATTCGCGTCGCAGATGGCGACGGAGCGAGCCTTCGCACTACTATCTCCTCCATCAAGGAAACGTCAAATGTTGCGAACCGAACCTTGGTCGCGTCGAGCCCTTGCCCTGCTGCTGGGCGTTGTACTGCTCAGCTCCGGCTGCTCCAGCAGTTCCACCCCTGGCGATTCCGACGGCAGGCAGAACTTCCTGACGATCGGCACAGCTCCGGCCGGCGGCGCCTTTTATGTGGTCGGCGGCGCCATCGCCGAAGTACTGAACGAACACCCGGGCGAATTGAAATGGAAAGCCCAGCCCAAAGGCACCAAAGGCTCGCAGGAGAACATCCGCCGCCTGGATAAAGGGGAGCTGCAGCTGGCCCTGTCGAATGCCGCCATCACCTATTTCGCCGTCCGCGGCGAGGCGGGCTGGGAGAAAAAGTACGACACCCAGGCCGTGATGACCCTGGCGCCGAACGTCGCCCTGTTTATCGCCAAGAAGGACTCGGGCATTCTCACCATGGCCGACCTGAAGGGGAAAAAAGTCTCCATCGGTCCTTCCGGCGCCGGGTTTGAAATGTTTGTCGAGCCGATTCTCAAAGCGCATGGGCTCTCGATGGACGACATCACCAAGGTCAACTCCACCCAGACCAACGCGGTGGATCAGCTAGGCGACGGCGTGATCGATGCCGCTTTCCTGGGCGGCGCCGTGCCGACCAGCTCGATTGTGCAGGCCGCCTCCTCGGCCGAGATCACGTACATCCCGTTCGATGAAGACGCCCGCCAGAAGCTGATTGCCGAATACGAGTTCTTTCACCCGGCGACCATTCCGGCCGACACCTATAAAGGGATGACCGACGATTTTGAAGGACTCAATGTCGGTTCGATGCACCTGGTCACTGCCGGCAATGCGTCGGAAGAACTGATCTACGAAATCACGAAAACGCTGTGGGAAAACCGCGAGGAGGTCGCCAAAAAGCACCCGGCAGGCAAAGCGATTAACCCGAAGAACGCCGCCCGGAAAACGGGCACCCCGTTCCACCCCGGCGCCATCCGTTTCTACAAAGAGGCCGGCATCTGGGAAGACGGCGCCGCAAAAGCAGACGCCGGCGACGCTCCTGCCGCTGACGCTCCTGCTCCTGCCGCCGACGCTCCTGCCGCCGGTTAGGGAACGAGAAGGTAGTTACCTTTCGATTTTGTGTTGTCGTTTTGCGAAACAGCCGGCGCAGAAAGTCGGCTTTCGCTCCGCGAAAGCACGCGTTCTTTCACGAAGTGAAAGACGACTGTCCGGCGATTTCCGTCAGTCGATTGATGTTTCCCCAGGGCGACGACCCCATGCGGTCGTCAGCTCGACTTCCCCCCAACACCTCCCCTCATTTCGTTAGTTGCAAAGGGCGCCTCCTTGTTCGACCGGACGCGACAAATTGTCATCACCGTGCTCAGCGTGACGCTCTGTCTGTTCACGCTGTACTCGGTGAACTTTTCCGAGCTGCAGCCGCTTTCGGCGTTGGCGGTGTTTGTCGGCATTGGGCTGGTGCTCTGCTACCTGATTTACCCGGCGCATCCACGTCTTAAAGACAACGTCGGCGCCAGATCGATCGACGCGCTGCTGGCGCTGGCGATCGGCGCCTGTTGCGCTTATGTGGTGATCCAGACGGAAGAACAGTTCAGCTGGCTGTGGATGAACGGGCAGTCGCTGGGGAACCGGGCCGGCATTGAAACGACCACCGACTTTGTGGTGGCGGCCTTTGGCGTGCTGCTGGTGCTGGAAGCCACACGTCGCAGCATCGGCTGGATTGTCCCCGCGCTGTCGGTGGCGTTCATGGCGCATGCCTGGTACTGCCACGCCAGTTTCCAGTATGGATGGCCGGAAATGCCGGCCTGGTTGCTGCCGCATCCGGGGCACAGCATTAAAGATATTGTGATCTCTTCGTTCTGCCAGTCGTCGGGCGTGTTTGGTCCGGCCGCAGACGTGATGTACAAGTATGTTTTCCTGTTTGTGGTGTTTGGCGCCTTTCTGGAAATGTCCGGCGCCACGCAATTCATTATCGACTTTGCCCAGAAGATTTTCGGACACAGCCCCGGCGGCCCGGCCAAGGTGTCGGTGCTGGGCAGCGGTTTGATGGGCTCGCTTTCCGGTAGTGCGGTCGCCAATGCGGTCACGACTGGGTCCTTTACCATTCCGATGATGCGGAACGCCGGCTTCCCGGCGCATATCGCTGGCGGCATTACGGCCGCCGCCGCATCAGGCGGGGCCCTCGTCCCTCCGGTGATGGGCGCTGGCGCCTATATGATGCTGGAGTTGATCACTCCCACGCCGACGTTTCTGGATATTGTCAAAGCGGCCCTGATCCCGGCCTTACTCTACTACTTTTCGATCTTTATGATCGTGCATTTTTATTCGGGCTGGCTCGGCATCAAGGTCGACAATGCGAGTATCGCCAAGACCGCTAATAAAAAGATCTCAGCCTTTGAAGCGATTGTGTTCTTTGGCGCCCTGGGCGTGCTGATCGTATTGCTGTTGCTGGGATTCACGCCCTTCCGTGCAGTGACCGGTTCGCTGATGGTGATCCTGGTGTTGGCGACCATGCGGCCAGGACTAAAGATAGAACAAGGGCCGCGCATCATGGTGCTAGGGGCGTTTGCCCTGGTGAGTGTGTTGTACTGGTGGTTTTTCACCAAGCCGATTCCGCCCGAGGCGACGGCCTGGAAGGTAGCGGTGGAGAACACACTGACCGCCACCATCATTGGCATGTTCGGCCTGCTGGCGTTTGGGCTGGCGCATCCTGCATGGCGCCCTGAGATTCTCAAAGCTCTGGTCAAGTCGGCGAAGCAGGGTGTCTCGCTGGTGGCGGCAAGCGCCTGTGTGGGAATCATCATTGGCATCGTCACGCAGACCGGCATCGCCAGCGAGTTCAGCGCCAACATCAAGGCGGTGGTGGAAACGAACCTGTTCCTGGCGCTGATCGGCATCATGCTCTGTTCGCTGGTGCTGGGGATGGGCGTGCCCTCGGTTGTTTGCTACCTGTTGATGGCGACGCTGATGGGATCCCTGCTGGAAGAGATGGGCGTGTATCCTCTGGCGGCCCACCTGTTTATCTTTTACTTCGGCATGATGTCGATGGTAACGCCGCCAGTGGCGCTGGCCGGCTATGCGGCCGCTTCGATTGCGGAGTCGCCCATTATGCAAACGTCGGTCGCATCGTTTCGGTTCTCCCTGGTTGGCTTTACGCTGCCGTTTATGTTCATCTATCAGCCGGCCTTGCTGCTGCTGGGGGAAAATAGAGGAGATGCCGTCAATCCGCTGACAGTCGCCATCGCGGTGTTCGTCGCCTGCCTGGGGATTATTGCGCTGGCGGCGGCTTTAGTCGGCTACCTGGATTTGCTGTTCAAGGCGTCCCGGCTGACCTGGCCGGCGCGGATCACGTTGTTCCTGGCGGCCGCCATGCTGCTGTCGCCTGAGTTTACGGTGAAAGATATTAACATTGGCGTGTACGTGAACATTGCCGCCGGCCTGATCCTGCTGGGCGTGGCGGCCGCCGTCGCGTATCTGCCAGCCCTCGAAGGGCCGCCGCCGCTGGAAGTGGCCGAAAGACACGCGAACAAGGCATGATCGCGTCGCTATCCAGCTCCACGTCTTGAGGGACCGCAAAACAACGCGGCCTGCTGGGCTCGCAAACGGGAGATAACCGATGCACCTGGACCGACGACAAATCCTCCGGGCGGGCGCCGCCGGCATGTTCGGCTTGTCCGCCGGGAACGCCTGGGCGGCCGAGCAAAAGAGCGGCATTCGTCCGCGGGCGAAATCGGTGATCTTCCTGTTCCAGTGGGGCGGCCCCAGCCATGTCGACATGTTCGACCGGAAGCCGAACGCCCCCGCCGACGTACGCGGGCCGCTCGGGGCGACGCAGTCGAGCCTGCCCGGATCGCCCGTTTGCGAGCTGCTGCCGGAGATGGCGAAGCGGATGCACCAGGTCACGCAGATTCGCAGCCTGACGCATACAATGAAGAACCATAACTCGGCCGGCTATTACGCGCTGACCGGCCATGCTCCGCCACGGGACGACCAGCGGTTGCGGGATTCGATCGAGCTGTTCCCGGCCTATGGCAGCGTGGTCGACCATCTGGCGCCGGGGTCGGGCGACATCCCGTCGTTTGTTTCTTACCCGCACGTCATTCGCGACGGCTCCATCACGCCAGGGCAGCACGCCAGCTTTCTGGGGAAACGGCATGACCCGCTGTTCTTTCGCGAGGATCCCAACCAGGCCGGTTTCCGCCTGCCGGAGCTTAGCCTGCCCGCCGGCCTGACGGTCGATCGCCTGTCGCGACGACGGGAGTTACAGCAACTGATCGACCAGCAAACGCGGCTGCTCGAATACGCGGAACCGGCGCAAGGGTTCGACGAGTACTACAGCAGGGCGCTCACCATGCTGACTTCGGATCGGGTGCGGAAAGCGTTCGATCTGTCGGCTGAGCCCGACGCGGTCCGCGAACGATACGGCCGCACCTCGTATGGGCAAAGCTGCCTGCTGGCCCGTCGCCTGGTGGAGGCCGAGGTGAAGTTCATTAACGTGTACTTTTCCGACACGATCGGCGGACGCAAGATCGATTCCGGCGGCTGGGATACGCACGGTTTTGATGATACGCGGATGTTTGAGATCGTCGACAAGTACCACCTGCCGGTGACCGACCAGACGCTGCCCACCCTGCTCGATGACCTGCGGGAACGGGGGCTACTGGAAACCACGCTGGTGGTCTGGGTCGGCGAGTTCGGCCGCACCCCCAAGATTAACAAGAACGCCAGCCGCGATCACTGGCCCCAGTGCTATACGGCCCTGCTGGCCGGC is part of the Lignipirellula cremea genome and encodes:
- a CDS encoding PSD1 and planctomycete cytochrome C domain-containing protein; this translates as MMCVLPLCPRLRPELLSSSLSAMAATLLVIALLAGQPCQAGEIDYSRDIRPILSDNCFQCHGPDEGSREADLRLDLKADLFRQQDGHAIVAAGKPDGSELFRRIAADDADERMPPSDSNLSLSATEIATIKAWIEQGAVYKQHWAFEPPVAPTPPPVAATVVLLEKQQATMPAPASDASVPAAELIDWGQDPLDQFILRRLAEEGRTPSRPADKARLLRRVSLDLTGLPPTPAEVKAFLDDASPEAYEQVVDRLLASPRFGERMAWEWLDAARYADSNGFQGDPERTMWPWRDWVVAALNNNMPFDQFTIEQLAGDLLPEPTLAQQIATGFNRNHMHNGEGGRIAEETRIENVFDRAETTATVWLGATFTCARCHDHKFDPFSQREYYELFAFFNNTSETGSGRSGQLAPALPAPTAEQTQQTDQLREQIARLDKELQKAEKQLDLSPQPPSVDEPPEPPSARQREAIATLRKKPAGRTTVELKTLAAVIQSQAPQTAALLRELEDAKTAQDALQKAIPQVMVMDDLPQPRKTFMLVRGAYDKPGEAVQTGTPAIFPPLPPSESGKPANRLTLARWLVSPEHPLTARVIVNRYWQQYFGVGLVKTTEDFGVQGEQPSHPQLLDYLATEFVASGWNVKAMHKRLVMSATYRQTARATAEQRELDPDNRLLGRGPRFRMPSWMIRDQALAVSGLLVEQQGGSSVKPYQPNGVWAEATFGKKKYVQEHGDALYRRSLYTFWRRIVGPVMFFDAAKRQTCSVNASRTNTPLHALAVLNDTTFVEAARAMAQRVMEGREDPSERVAAAFRLAVAREPSDRERQILTDRYLSLRSHYADDPEAALELLQVGESPRNEALEATDHAAFLGVCLVLLNLDETLNK
- a CDS encoding TAXI family TRAP transporter solute-binding subunit, whose translation is MLRTEPWSRRALALLLGVVLLSSGCSSSSTPGDSDGRQNFLTIGTAPAGGAFYVVGGAIAEVLNEHPGELKWKAQPKGTKGSQENIRRLDKGELQLALSNAAITYFAVRGEAGWEKKYDTQAVMTLAPNVALFIAKKDSGILTMADLKGKKVSIGPSGAGFEMFVEPILKAHGLSMDDITKVNSTQTNAVDQLGDGVIDAAFLGGAVPTSSIVQAASSAEITYIPFDEDARQKLIAEYEFFHPATIPADTYKGMTDDFEGLNVGSMHLVTAGNASEELIYEITKTLWENREEVAKKHPAGKAINPKNAARKTGTPFHPGAIRFYKEAGIWEDGAAKADAGDAPAADAPAPAADAPAAG
- a CDS encoding TRAP transporter permease encodes the protein MFDRTRQIVITVLSVTLCLFTLYSVNFSELQPLSALAVFVGIGLVLCYLIYPAHPRLKDNVGARSIDALLALAIGACCAYVVIQTEEQFSWLWMNGQSLGNRAGIETTTDFVVAAFGVLLVLEATRRSIGWIVPALSVAFMAHAWYCHASFQYGWPEMPAWLLPHPGHSIKDIVISSFCQSSGVFGPAADVMYKYVFLFVVFGAFLEMSGATQFIIDFAQKIFGHSPGGPAKVSVLGSGLMGSLSGSAVANAVTTGSFTIPMMRNAGFPAHIAGGITAAAASGGALVPPVMGAGAYMMLELITPTPTFLDIVKAALIPALLYYFSIFMIVHFYSGWLGIKVDNASIAKTANKKISAFEAIVFFGALGVLIVLLLLGFTPFRAVTGSLMVILVLATMRPGLKIEQGPRIMVLGAFALVSVLYWWFFTKPIPPEATAWKVAVENTLTATIIGMFGLLAFGLAHPAWRPEILKALVKSAKQGVSLVAASACVGIIIGIVTQTGIASEFSANIKAVVETNLFLALIGIMLCSLVLGMGVPSVVCYLLMATLMGSLLEEMGVYPLAAHLFIFYFGMMSMVTPPVALAGYAAASIAESPIMQTSVASFRFSLVGFTLPFMFIYQPALLLLGENRGDAVNPLTVAIAVFVACLGIIALAAALVGYLDLLFKASRLTWPARITLFLAAAMLLSPEFTVKDINIGVYVNIAAGLILLGVAAAVAYLPALEGPPPLEVAERHANKA
- a CDS encoding DUF1501 domain-containing protein, with protein sequence MHLDRRQILRAGAAGMFGLSAGNAWAAEQKSGIRPRAKSVIFLFQWGGPSHVDMFDRKPNAPADVRGPLGATQSSLPGSPVCELLPEMAKRMHQVTQIRSLTHTMKNHNSAGYYALTGHAPPRDDQRLRDSIELFPAYGSVVDHLAPGSGDIPSFVSYPHVIRDGSITPGQHASFLGKRHDPLFFREDPNQAGFRLPELSLPAGLTVDRLSRRRELQQLIDQQTRLLEYAEPAQGFDEYYSRALTMLTSDRVRKAFDLSAEPDAVRERYGRTSYGQSCLLARRLVEAEVKFINVYFSDTIGGRKIDSGGWDTHGFDDTRMFEIVDKYHLPVTDQTLPTLLDDLRERGLLETTLVVWVGEFGRTPKINKNASRDHWPQCYTALLAGGGVKEGYIHGASDAHAMYPDEHPVKPDDLAATMHYLLGIDPASEIVDRNNRPLVIAGKPILEVIA